The following are encoded in a window of Chthoniobacterales bacterium genomic DNA:
- a CDS encoding response regulator, translating to MTILLVEDHTDTRRVLSALLERSGHEMITADGVTEALQLLGHTPVDVLLSDLGLADGDGLDLVAKAKTLQPQIQAIALTARGSEKDYEIGKNAGFDHYLTKPFDLHELRTLLNILGQSAC from the coding sequence GTGACTATTCTCCTCGTCGAAGATCATACTGATACGCGCCGCGTGCTTTCCGCGCTCCTCGAGCGCTCCGGTCATGAAATGATCACGGCCGACGGAGTTACGGAGGCGTTGCAGCTTCTGGGGCACACCCCGGTCGACGTTCTTCTGAGCGATCTCGGGCTTGCCGACGGTGACGGGCTGGATCTCGTCGCGAAAGCCAAGACCCTGCAACCACAGATTCAGGCCATCGCGTTGACTGCGCGAGGTTCCGAAAAGGATTACGAGATAGGGAAGAACGCCGGTTTTGATCATTACCTGACCAAGCCATTCGACCTCCACGAGCTACGCACGCTATTGAACATTCTGGGGCAATCCGCCTGCTAA
- a CDS encoding glutaredoxin has translation MDTPKITAYLKTSCGWSNGVRAVLAKYNLPYTEKDIIQNPAFRWEMETKTGQPLSPCVEINDKMLADVSGDEVEKYLVENNLVAASTADAGAPTNAPCAHEQHDSAVQMRV, from the coding sequence ATGGATACGCCAAAAATTACCGCCTATTTGAAAACCAGCTGCGGCTGGAGCAACGGAGTGCGCGCCGTGCTCGCCAAATACAATCTTCCTTACACCGAAAAGGACATCATCCAGAACCCGGCTTTCCGCTGGGAAATGGAAACGAAAACGGGCCAACCCCTCTCCCCGTGTGTCGAAATTAACGACAAAATGCTCGCGGATGTGAGCGGCGATGAAGTGGAGAAATACCTGGTCGAGAACAATTTGGTCGCAGCGAGCACTGCCGACGCCGGAGCGCCGACCAACGCGCCCTGCGCCCATGAACAGCACGACAGTGCCGTTCAGATGCGGGTTTAG
- a CDS encoding PBP1A family penicillin-binding protein codes for MKLLARTRARTRSRTRIRLPWKLALLGLPVVAIFSVLFFYAVWAQTYDLKRVGDMPERNTVFDVDGKIYSRLAGANRVKVDLNEVSPFFIDALLAREDTRFFEHGGIDWRGIARALYRDIMSGSAKEGASSITQQLARNSLPLGGRTLSRKILEAMVALRIERDFTKQQIIELYINRIYFGSGCYGVQTASLAYFGKDAAKLNLSESAILAGLIRSPNRFSPLKNPEGAALQRDAVLDRMVDLKKISAGQAQEAKLTKVASHPRKMPLIQENYAMDAVQRDLNLLLTPDQIDNGGLFIYTTLDPTVQNTATQALETQLAKIERQSNFHHPVKANYRPPEEGEDSSMPYLQGALVAIDNASGGIRALVGGRDYAQSKFNRALAPANRQVGSSFKPFVYTVAFSHGLLPGAAVSDGPIQPGEIQGAGNWAPGNSDGTYGGIQPVSYGLIHSRNTMSVRVGEIAGLDGVQKIATTLGLGENIPRGPAIFIGSFETDLKDLTAAYTAFPNGGVRKQAYIIERIDDAEHNPIYRAAHVTVPALDPSAAWMTSQLMEQVLISGTAASAKSLGFKLPAAGKTGTTNDYKDAWFVGYTTALTCGVWVGFDQPQTIIPHGYGAALALPVWTQVMTKAALRYPAQPLEPTMPLAHAAVCSISNHLATTGCNSAGTAYEIDLPNDKVPNVACEIHGGVQTQFAQKMQDVGQKAVTLPGRIFQSFRKFFGGK; via the coding sequence ATGAAGCTCCTCGCTCGCACCCGGGCCCGGACAAGAAGCCGGACCAGGATCCGCCTTCCGTGGAAGTTGGCGCTCCTGGGGTTGCCCGTCGTCGCCATTTTCAGCGTTCTCTTTTTCTACGCCGTCTGGGCCCAAACCTACGACCTGAAACGGGTCGGCGACATGCCGGAGCGCAACACCGTCTTCGACGTGGACGGGAAAATCTACAGCCGGCTCGCCGGAGCGAACCGGGTCAAGGTCGACCTCAACGAGGTCTCGCCATTTTTTATTGATGCGCTTCTCGCCCGGGAAGACACGCGATTTTTCGAGCATGGCGGGATCGATTGGCGCGGAATTGCGCGGGCGCTTTATCGCGACATTATGAGCGGCTCGGCCAAGGAAGGCGCCAGCAGCATCACCCAGCAGCTGGCCCGCAACAGTTTGCCACTCGGCGGCCGGACCCTCAGCCGCAAAATACTGGAAGCGATGGTGGCGCTGCGGATCGAGCGCGATTTTACCAAGCAGCAGATCATCGAGCTTTACATCAACCGGATCTATTTCGGCTCCGGCTGTTACGGAGTGCAGACCGCCTCGCTCGCCTATTTCGGCAAAGATGCCGCCAAGCTGAACCTGTCGGAGTCAGCCATCCTGGCCGGTTTGATTCGCAGCCCAAATCGGTTTTCACCGTTGAAGAATCCGGAAGGGGCCGCCTTGCAACGCGACGCCGTGCTCGATCGCATGGTGGATTTGAAAAAGATCAGCGCTGGGCAAGCCCAGGAAGCGAAGCTCACCAAGGTCGCCTCCCATCCCAGGAAGATGCCGCTAATCCAGGAGAACTACGCCATGGACGCGGTCCAACGTGACCTCAATCTGTTGCTCACGCCGGACCAGATCGATAACGGCGGCCTTTTCATCTACACCACGCTAGATCCCACGGTGCAAAACACGGCCACGCAGGCACTCGAAACCCAGCTCGCGAAGATCGAGCGCCAATCGAATTTCCATCATCCTGTCAAAGCCAACTACCGTCCCCCAGAGGAGGGTGAGGATTCTTCCATGCCTTATCTCCAGGGAGCGCTGGTGGCGATCGACAACGCGAGCGGCGGAATCCGCGCCCTGGTGGGCGGCCGCGATTACGCCCAGAGCAAGTTCAATCGCGCCCTCGCGCCGGCGAACCGACAGGTCGGTTCCTCTTTCAAACCGTTCGTCTATACCGTCGCGTTCAGCCATGGCCTTCTCCCGGGCGCGGCCGTAAGCGATGGCCCCATTCAGCCGGGCGAAATCCAGGGCGCGGGAAACTGGGCGCCGGGGAATTCGGACGGCACCTACGGCGGCATTCAACCGGTTTCCTACGGCCTGATTCATTCCCGAAACACGATGAGCGTGCGCGTCGGCGAAATCGCGGGACTCGATGGCGTGCAGAAAATCGCGACCACTCTCGGTCTCGGCGAAAACATTCCCCGCGGCCCGGCAATTTTTATTGGCTCGTTCGAGACCGATCTGAAGGACCTCACCGCCGCCTACACGGCTTTTCCGAATGGCGGGGTCCGTAAGCAGGCTTACATCATCGAACGGATCGACGACGCGGAGCACAATCCGATCTACCGCGCCGCGCACGTGACCGTGCCCGCGCTCGATCCCAGCGCCGCCTGGATGACCTCGCAACTGATGGAACAGGTCCTGATCAGTGGAACGGCCGCGAGCGCAAAGTCGCTGGGCTTCAAACTTCCGGCCGCGGGCAAGACGGGCACGACGAACGATTACAAGGACGCGTGGTTCGTCGGATACACCACCGCGTTGACCTGCGGCGTCTGGGTTGGGTTCGATCAACCGCAGACGATCATTCCGCACGGTTATGGCGCGGCCCTCGCCCTGCCTGTTTGGACGCAGGTAATGACAAAGGCGGCGTTGCGCTATCCGGCGCAACCCCTGGAACCGACAATGCCGCTGGCCCATGCGGCCGTTTGCTCCATTTCGAACCATCTCGCGACCACCGGATGCAACTCAGCCGGGACGGCCTACGAAATTGACCTGCCTAACGACAAGGTCCCAAACGTCGCCTGTGAAATTCATGGCGGTGTCCAAACCCAGTTCGCCCAAAAAATGCAGGACGTGGGACAAAAAGCCGTCACCCTGCCCGGCCGGATCTTTCAGTCGTTCCGCAAATTTTTCGGAGGCAAATGA
- a CDS encoding thioredoxin family protein produces the protein MSFTLQIGQSAPNFQLPATDGKSYALDDFSGDQVLVIFFTCNHCPYVIGSDEATRRTAEKFSPRGVRFVAINSNSANTYAEDDFPHMVERMREEKFPWIYLYDKTQEIALSYGALRTPHFYVFDRNRRLIYTGRAVDNPRQADKAKTHDLDRALEEHLAGKPISVPLTNPIGCNVKWEGKDAHWMPGDACDLV, from the coding sequence ATGAGCTTTACCCTGCAGATCGGCCAGTCCGCGCCGAACTTCCAATTACCGGCCACCGACGGAAAGAGCTACGCGCTCGACGATTTTTCCGGCGACCAGGTCCTGGTGATTTTCTTCACCTGCAACCATTGCCCCTACGTCATCGGCTCCGATGAGGCGACCCGCCGCACGGCGGAAAAATTCTCGCCGCGCGGGGTGCGCTTTGTGGCCATCAATTCCAACAGCGCCAACACCTACGCGGAGGATGATTTTCCCCATATGGTCGAGCGGATGCGCGAGGAGAAATTCCCGTGGATCTATCTCTACGATAAAACGCAGGAGATCGCGCTCTCTTACGGCGCGTTACGGACGCCGCACTTTTATGTTTTCGATCGGAACCGCCGGCTGATTTACACGGGCCGCGCCGTCGACAATCCGCGCCAGGCCGACAAGGCCAAGACGCACGATCTCGATCGCGCGTTGGAAGAGCATCTCGCCGGGAAACCGATCAGCGTCCCGTTAACGAACCCGATTGGCTGCAATGTGAAGTGGGAAGGGAAAGACGCGCACTGGATGCCCGGCGACGCCTGCGATTTGGTGTAG
- a CDS encoding sigma-70 family RNA polymerase sigma factor has translation MALFPELQISHAGGPEISILGDETLMEKITQRQQPALSELYARYARSLRALIGSVVHEESEADDVLQESFLQIWREAHHYSPKAGKPLGWVITIARRRAIDRVRRRDSYRRAKQRFEEEIKPQAHITSATGTAHEVTQTDLRRFLGRQMKTLPKVQREAVELAYFGGLSQREIAATTDTPLGTVKTRLQLGLRKLTQGVRPLRNKI, from the coding sequence ATGGCCTTATTTCCCGAACTGCAGATTTCGCATGCCGGCGGTCCCGAGATTTCAATCCTGGGCGACGAAACGTTGATGGAAAAAATCACGCAACGCCAGCAGCCGGCCCTGAGCGAGCTCTACGCGCGCTACGCCCGTTCGCTTCGCGCCCTGATCGGCAGCGTGGTCCATGAAGAATCGGAAGCGGATGATGTTCTCCAGGAATCGTTCCTCCAAATCTGGCGGGAGGCCCATCATTATTCGCCGAAAGCGGGGAAGCCGCTCGGCTGGGTGATCACCATCGCGCGACGCCGGGCTATCGACCGGGTTCGGCGGCGCGACAGCTATCGCCGGGCGAAGCAACGTTTCGAAGAGGAAATCAAGCCGCAGGCGCATATCACCAGCGCAACCGGGACCGCCCACGAAGTAACCCAGACCGATCTGCGGCGGTTTCTCGGGCGGCAAATGAAGACTCTGCCGAAGGTCCAGCGGGAGGCAGTGGAGCTTGCCTATTTCGGCGGCTTAAGCCAGCGCGAGATCGCGGCTACTACGGATACGCCGCTGGGCACGGTGAAAACGCGGCTTCAGTTGGGCCTGCGAAAATTGACCCAGGGCGTCCGGCCGCTTCGAAACAAAATATAG
- a CDS encoding DUF423 domain-containing protein has product MTPVTLLRIAAGFCFLAVGLGAFGAHALKATLQGNDMLDVWNKAVLYHFLHAIALVAIALHGAGNRAAYFLLAAGIVLFSGSLYTMALTNTRWLGAITPLGGLCFLAGWAWLVIAPKL; this is encoded by the coding sequence ATGACACCGGTCACTCTTTTGCGAATCGCGGCTGGGTTTTGCTTTCTGGCGGTCGGCTTGGGCGCGTTCGGCGCTCACGCCCTGAAAGCGACGCTCCAGGGCAACGACATGCTCGACGTCTGGAACAAAGCCGTGCTCTATCACTTTCTCCACGCGATTGCCTTGGTGGCCATCGCTTTGCACGGGGCCGGAAATCGCGCCGCCTATTTTTTGCTCGCCGCCGGGATCGTCCTTTTCAGCGGAAGCCTTTATACGATGGCGTTGACGAATACTCGATGGCTGGGCGCGATCACCCCGCTGGGCGGTCTTTGCTTTCTGGCCGGCTGGGCCTGGCTGGTGATTGCGCCGAAGCTGTAG
- a CDS encoding response regulator: protein MCSILLVEDHADTRQAFAGLLRNWGHEVSTSDSSARGLAFLDTNEVDVILSDIGLPDKDGFAFIAQVREKDSKVMAIAMSAYFTAGDQCQCRDAGFDMYYPKPVDLLNLQMVLARMNSRPGRKRKEILAADKRHSSRAA, encoded by the coding sequence ATGTGCTCCATTCTCCTCGTCGAAGATCACGCTGATACCCGGCAAGCCTTCGCCGGTCTGTTGCGGAACTGGGGACACGAGGTTTCCACGAGCGATTCATCGGCGCGCGGTCTCGCCTTTCTGGACACGAATGAAGTGGATGTGATTCTGAGCGATATCGGACTGCCCGATAAGGATGGCTTTGCCTTCATTGCTCAAGTCCGGGAAAAAGACTCGAAGGTAATGGCGATCGCGATGAGCGCGTACTTCACCGCGGGCGACCAATGCCAGTGTCGCGATGCCGGTTTTGACATGTATTACCCAAAACCGGTCGACCTCCTGAATCTGCAAATGGTCCTCGCGCGGATGAATTCCCGGCCGGGCCGGAAACGAAAAGAAATCCTGGCCGCCGATAAACGCCACTCAAGCCGGGCGGCCTGA
- a CDS encoding mechanosensitive ion channel family protein, producing the protein MLHFLETQKATVTVLIFFGTFFGALTIGRLLKRRAAVRLGVLFQLFCLTLAFYAAMWFYGVKADWRNHVGALVFILSVAFALALLDRYFWDAYWEKKRRATIPHFLRQVVALLIYLVALLLVLSIGYHAEGQLKALLAGSGIFAIVLGFALQDLFGGIVSGIALQISKPYKVGDWLHIADKYAEVMEINWRSTRLRTNDGIYLDIPNYQVARNPIVNLHYPTEVHAMRLRVGADYNVPPNRVKDALHRAATTAEGVLPDPPVKIYVMDFADSAVIYEVKFSMGNHRFYNDVCDAIRTNIWYEFRRQQITIPFPIRTLQIQRGSARAGDPKAEARAIIRNEALFDCMNDLQLENVLQNSPIHRYGRGERLIREGDEGDSMFVMLRGTAGVNIARNGTSVRVGTMRQGDCFGEFSLLTGDPRTATVQAENDCEVLEISKPIMAEVLRESPQCLSALSELLARRKLEGEGLVKEAIAPLEHEQKESEYRSSLLRRLKTVFEL; encoded by the coding sequence ATGTTGCATTTCCTCGAGACCCAAAAGGCGACCGTCACGGTCCTGATCTTCTTCGGGACGTTTTTCGGCGCCCTAACGATCGGCCGGTTGCTGAAACGCCGAGCCGCGGTGCGTCTCGGGGTTCTTTTCCAGCTCTTTTGTCTCACCCTGGCCTTTTACGCGGCCATGTGGTTCTACGGCGTCAAGGCCGACTGGCGAAACCATGTCGGCGCGCTCGTTTTCATTCTCAGCGTCGCGTTCGCCCTTGCGCTCCTTGATCGCTATTTCTGGGATGCCTATTGGGAAAAAAAGCGGCGCGCGACGATTCCGCATTTTCTCCGCCAGGTCGTCGCCCTGTTGATTTACCTGGTCGCGCTTCTGTTGGTCCTGAGCATCGGCTATCACGCCGAAGGACAGCTCAAAGCTCTTCTGGCCGGATCCGGCATTTTCGCCATCGTCCTTGGATTCGCCCTCCAGGATTTGTTCGGCGGCATCGTTTCCGGCATCGCGCTTCAGATCAGCAAGCCCTACAAGGTCGGCGACTGGCTCCATATCGCCGACAAATATGCCGAGGTCATGGAGATCAACTGGCGTTCGACCAGGCTCCGAACCAACGACGGCATTTACCTCGACATCCCCAATTACCAGGTCGCGCGCAATCCGATCGTCAACCTTCATTACCCAACGGAGGTCCACGCCATGCGACTCCGGGTCGGGGCCGATTACAATGTTCCACCAAACCGGGTGAAGGACGCGCTGCACCGGGCCGCCACCACTGCCGAAGGCGTGCTCCCCGATCCGCCCGTCAAGATTTACGTGATGGATTTCGCCGACTCGGCCGTCATCTACGAAGTCAAGTTCTCGATGGGCAATCACCGATTCTATAACGACGTTTGCGACGCGATTCGGACCAACATCTGGTACGAATTCCGCCGCCAGCAGATCACGATTCCGTTCCCGATCCGGACTTTGCAAATCCAGCGCGGCAGCGCCCGCGCGGGCGATCCGAAAGCTGAAGCCCGCGCAATTATTCGCAACGAAGCGCTCTTCGACTGCATGAACGACCTGCAGCTGGAGAACGTTCTCCAGAATTCGCCGATTCATCGTTACGGCCGGGGCGAGCGCCTGATTCGTGAAGGGGACGAGGGCGATTCGATGTTCGTCATGCTGCGCGGTACGGCGGGGGTCAATATTGCCCGTAACGGCACCAGCGTCCGCGTTGGAACCATGCGCCAGGGCGATTGCTTCGGGGAATTTTCCCTTCTCACCGGCGACCCGCGCACCGCCACGGTCCAGGCTGAGAACGACTGTGAAGTTCTCGAAATCAGCAAGCCGATCATGGCGGAAGTGCTGCGCGAGTCCCCCCAATGCCTGTCCGCCCTGAGCGAGCTGTTGGCCAGGCGCAAACTCGAAGGCGAAGGCCTCGTGAAAGAGGCCATCGCGCCGCTGGAGCACGAACAGAAGGAGTCGGAGTATCGCTCCTCGCTCCTGCGGCGCCTGAAAACCGTTTTCGAATTGTAG
- a CDS encoding sodium-translocating pyrophosphatase encodes MIFLALNILNSGVTLSMVCAALGLLFAFFLIKAVIRLSPGNDRMRQIAGAVEEGAKAYLKRQVVTISAIAAVIFILLFIFRDKFTALGFVIGAFCSLAAGYIGMRIAVLANTRTAQAASQSRSAAMRVAFNGGAVTGLLVVGLALLSVGIFYTLVNNWAGHDMAVKSLVGLALGSSLISVFARLGGGIYTKAADVGADLVGKIESNLEEDDPRNPATIADNVGDNVGDCAGMAADVFETYAVSLIGAILVGALTLGTYPAAIIFPFVLGGISVLGAIIGILFVNFSGGKPGSVLMGAVGASGLISAILYWPATHWLFPDPVTIGGVARSANDLYFASLVGLLMTGIVVVITNYYTSTAYAPVRKIAKASETGHATNIIAGLAIGQHATALPVGFIGIAILLSFHFAGLYGIAIAVMSMLSMAGIIISLDAFGPITDNAGGIAVMSNLPKEIRGITDELDAVGNTMKAVTKGYAIASAGLAALVLFGSYVEELKAHFTLGNKAYAFQFSLTEPKVIIGLFIGGLLPFLFTAFSMDAVGKAAGAVVREVRRQLTAKPGILRGEDTPEYGTCVDIVTKAALREMIVPALLPVAFVIAVAVIKPLGPVVLGGLLVGTIVTGLFVAIAMTSSGGAWDNAKKFIEEGNLGGKGSFAHAASVTGDTVGDPYKDTAGPAINPMIKVVNIVAILIIPIFF; translated from the coding sequence ATGATTTTTCTTGCCCTCAACATTCTCAATTCCGGTGTTACGCTTTCCATGGTCTGCGCCGCCCTGGGGTTGCTCTTCGCCTTTTTCCTCATTAAGGCGGTCATTCGGCTCTCGCCCGGGAACGACCGGATGCGCCAGATCGCCGGCGCGGTCGAGGAAGGCGCCAAGGCTTACTTGAAACGCCAGGTCGTGACCATCAGCGCCATTGCCGCGGTCATTTTCATCCTTCTCTTCATCTTTCGCGACAAATTTACCGCCCTCGGTTTCGTGATCGGCGCGTTCTGTTCGCTGGCCGCTGGTTATATCGGGATGCGCATCGCCGTCCTGGCCAATACCCGGACCGCCCAGGCCGCCAGCCAATCCCGCTCCGCCGCGATGCGGGTCGCGTTCAATGGCGGCGCGGTCACCGGTCTTCTCGTCGTCGGTCTGGCGCTGCTCTCGGTCGGTATTTTTTACACGCTGGTAAATAACTGGGCCGGTCACGACATGGCCGTGAAAAGCCTGGTCGGTCTCGCTCTGGGATCGAGTTTGATCAGCGTTTTCGCGCGGCTTGGCGGCGGCATCTACACCAAGGCCGCGGACGTCGGCGCTGACCTCGTCGGCAAGATCGAGAGCAATCTCGAGGAAGACGATCCGCGCAATCCGGCCACCATCGCGGACAACGTTGGCGACAACGTGGGCGACTGCGCCGGCATGGCCGCGGACGTTTTCGAGACTTACGCGGTCAGCCTGATCGGCGCGATCCTGGTCGGCGCGCTCACCCTCGGCACCTATCCGGCCGCGATTATTTTCCCATTCGTCCTCGGCGGAATTTCTGTCCTGGGAGCGATCATCGGCATCCTCTTCGTGAACTTCAGCGGCGGAAAACCCGGCTCGGTTCTAATGGGCGCGGTCGGCGCCAGCGGATTGATTTCGGCCATCCTATATTGGCCTGCGACCCACTGGCTTTTCCCCGACCCGGTCACGATCGGCGGCGTTGCCCGTTCTGCTAACGACCTCTATTTCGCCTCGCTCGTCGGCTTGCTCATGACCGGCATCGTGGTCGTGATCACGAATTACTACACCTCCACCGCCTACGCGCCCGTCCGGAAGATTGCCAAGGCGTCCGAAACCGGCCACGCCACGAACATTATCGCGGGCCTCGCGATCGGCCAGCACGCCACGGCGTTGCCCGTCGGCTTTATCGGCATCGCCATCCTGCTCAGCTTCCATTTCGCCGGCCTCTACGGGATCGCCATTGCCGTCATGAGCATGCTTTCGATGGCGGGCATTATCATCTCTCTCGATGCCTTTGGCCCGATTACCGACAACGCGGGCGGCATCGCCGTGATGAGCAATCTGCCGAAGGAAATTCGCGGCATCACCGATGAGCTCGATGCCGTCGGCAACACGATGAAGGCCGTCACGAAAGGTTACGCCATCGCTTCAGCCGGTCTGGCCGCGCTAGTTCTTTTCGGTTCCTACGTCGAAGAGCTCAAGGCGCATTTTACTCTTGGGAATAAAGCGTATGCGTTCCAGTTTTCGCTGACGGAGCCCAAGGTCATTATCGGTCTGTTCATCGGCGGCCTGCTGCCATTCCTTTTCACCGCGTTCAGTATGGACGCCGTGGGTAAAGCGGCCGGCGCGGTTGTTCGTGAAGTCCGGCGGCAATTAACCGCCAAGCCCGGCATTTTGCGCGGCGAAGATACTCCGGAATACGGCACCTGCGTCGACATCGTGACCAAGGCGGCCCTGCGCGAAATGATTGTGCCGGCGTTGTTGCCGGTCGCGTTTGTTATCGCCGTTGCGGTCATCAAGCCGCTCGGTCCTGTGGTCCTGGGCGGCCTTCTCGTTGGCACCATTGTAACCGGCCTCTTCGTCGCCATCGCGATGACCTCAAGCGGCGGCGCCTGGGACAACGCCAAGAAATTCATCGAAGAAGGAAATCTCGGCGGCAAAGGCTCCTTCGCCCACGCCGCCTCCGTCACCGGCGACACCGTCGGCGATCCCTACAAGGACACCGCCGGCCCCGCGATCAATCCGATGATCAAAGTCGTGAACATCGTCGCGATCCTGATCATTCCGATTTTCTTCTAG
- a CDS encoding ferritin-like domain-containing protein → MELETLKDLYVHELKDLYSAENQLIKALPKMAKAAKNRQLSSAFNQHLQQTKRQAKRLEQILKSHGESTRGPKCEGMEGLIAEGDKMAREDAEDEVRDAGLIAAAQRVEHYEIAGYGCAHTYAQLLRDTKGARLLDTSLQEESATDKKLTKLARSVINLRAKKVPKKPEKKTGVAATLKNLVSKVTG, encoded by the coding sequence ATGGAACTGGAAACCTTGAAAGACCTTTACGTGCACGAGCTGAAAGACCTCTACAGTGCGGAAAATCAGCTCATCAAAGCGTTGCCCAAAATGGCGAAGGCGGCGAAGAACCGGCAGTTGAGCTCCGCGTTCAACCAGCATCTCCAACAAACCAAGCGCCAGGCAAAGCGGCTGGAACAAATTCTCAAGAGCCACGGCGAATCGACCCGCGGCCCAAAATGCGAGGGGATGGAGGGTCTGATTGCCGAAGGCGATAAGATGGCCAGGGAGGACGCGGAGGATGAGGTCCGCGATGCCGGCCTGATCGCTGCCGCCCAACGGGTGGAGCATTACGAGATCGCTGGCTACGGATGCGCCCACACCTACGCCCAGCTTCTCCGCGACACGAAAGGGGCGCGCCTCCTGGACACTTCGCTCCAGGAGGAAAGCGCGACTGACAAGAAGCTGACCAAGCTCGCCAGATCCGTGATTAACCTCCGGGCGAAGAAGGTGCCGAAAAAACCCGAAAAGAAAACGGGAGTGGCAGCGACGCTCAAGAACCTTGTTTCGAAGGTGACGGGCTAG